The genomic region GGTTCGGTCTCGACGACGGCCAGCCGCGCACCCTGGACCAGATCGGCAAGCTGTTCGGGCTGTCCCGCGAGCGGGTGCGCCAGATCGAGCGCGAGGTCATGGCCAAGCTGCGCAACGGCGAGCGCGCCGACCGGCTGCGCGCCTACGCCAGCTAGCGTCCACACACCCCCACCACGGTCCCCGCCGGCGATTCGCCGGCGGGGACCGTGTCGTGCGGTACACCTGCGCGTCCGCTGCGGCTCACCTGTGTCGCCGGACGCAACTACGCAGTTCAGGCCTTTCCCCGGGTAGACTCAGCCGTTGACGGAGGGTTAGGGAATGAATGATCTAGTCGACACCACAGAGATGTATCTGCGGACGATCTACGACCTCGAGGAAGAGGGCGTGGTACCCCTCCGCGCGCGTATCGCCGAACGGCTGGATCAGAGCGGCCCGACCGTCAGTCAGACCGTTTCCCGCATGGAACGCGACGGCCTTCTGCACGTCGCCGGTGACCGGCATCTCGAGCTCACCGAGAAGGGCCGCGCTCTGGCGGTCGCCGTCATGCGCAAGCACCGGCTCGCCGAGCGGCTGCTCGTCGACGTGATCGGGCTGCCGTGGGAGGAAGTGCACGCCGAGGCGTGCCGCTGGGAGCACGTGATGAGCGAGGACGTCGAGCGCCGGCTGGTCCGGGTGCTCAACAACCCGACCACCTCGCCGTTCGGTAACCCGATTCCCGGCCTCGCCGAGCTCGGCCTCATCGACACCAACGCCGACGGCGCCGACGCGAGCCTGGTCCGGCTGACCGAGCTGCCCGCCGGGATGCCGGTCGCGGTGGTGGTGCGCCAGCTGACCGAGCACGTGCAGGGCGACGTCGACCTCATCACCCGGCTCAAGGACGCCGGCGTGGTGCCCAACGCTCGCGTGACCGTGCAGCTCAGCGACAACGGCGGCGTGATGATCGTCATCCCCGGCCACGAGCAGGTCGAGCTGCCGCACCACATGGCGCACGCCGTCAAGGTCGAGAAGGTCTGATCTGACTCACCCCGCGCGTCGGCCGAACGTCCGGCGCGGCGGCAGCCGCACACCCAGCTGGGCGGCCAGTTTGTAGCCGGTTCTGGCGAGTTCACGGATCTGCTCCGGGCGCAGCGCCGCATGCAGCGCACGGTCCAGCATGCTCGCCATCCGGTGGCTGTCGTCGCAGCGCAGGGCCGCCTCCAGCGAGATCCCGGCCAGCGGACCGTCGCCCCGGGCGTATGCGGAAAACGCAAGCAGCACAAGCGCTTCCACCCGCCACGGGTCCGGTAGCCGGCGCGCCATCTCCGCCCACAGCGACTCGGCCTGCCCGGCGCACTCCCCCACCGCCAGCGCGAAGAGCGTGTCGCGCACCTTGACGTCGGTGAGCGCGCCGGCCAGCGCCGTGAGGGTCTCGTCGGGCAGATCCTCGCCGGCCGCGACGCGCTGCGCGGCGTCGAGCGCGGCCAGGATGTCGGCGCGCACGTCGGCGTCCGGGCGGTCGGCCCGGTGCACGGCGATGGCCGGGGCGAGCGCCGCGGCGTGGGCGGTGTCGGCCACGGCGATCACCTGTTGCAGGTCCGAGCGCCGGGCGTAGAGCCGGCGACCGTCGAGCACCGCGGCCATCGCCAGCGGCGACGCCTGGGGGTCCTCGATCGTGCCCGCCATCCCGCAGCCGTCGGCGCAGCGCCACCGCCCGCCCGCAGCGACCCGGTCCACCACGTGCGCGGCCAGCAGTTCCACACCCCACTCGGCGAACGTCTCGGTCAGTGTGTCGACGAGGTCGCGGTAGTCGTCGGCGCAGCTGGGGCAGTCCCAGGCGGTCTCGTCGACGATGACCGCGATGGCCGCGTCGGGTCCGGCGACCGCGGTGAGCTCGGCGAGATCGTCGAAGGACCCCTGCAGCGCCAGGTCGAGGTCGATGCGCATGACGCACCCGAGTGCGCCGCGTTCGACGGTCACGAGCACCAGCGAGTCCTCCGGCACGAAGCCAAGGAGTGCGGGCAGCGCGGCGATCAGCGCCGCGGGTCGGTTGAGGTGGAAGTCGGGTGGCTGTGATGTCGTCATGGGCCGACCTTCCCCGCGGCCACGGACACCGGACGCCCATCCGCGGCCCGCACCGGCGAAGCTGTGGATCAAGTCGCGGTTGGGGATGAAAATCCACCGCAAGACCCCCGGTCGTTATGCGGAACGGCCCGAGCCGGGGTAGACCTTGTTGCTATGGGCGCGATGGGTACCAAGCTCGAGTACGACCTCGTCGTCATCGGTTCGGGTCCGGGCGGGCAGAAGGCCGCGATCGCGGCGGCCAAGCTGGGCAAGTCGGTGGCGGTGGTCGAGCGCGGCCGGATGCTCGGCGGGGTCTGCGTGAACACCGGAACCATCCCGTCCAAGACGCTGCGCGAGGCGGTCGTCTATCTCACCGGGATGAGTCAGCGCGAGCTCTACGGCGCCAGCTACCGGGTCAAGGAGAAGATCACGGCCGCCGACCTGCTGTCGCGCACCGCCCACGTCATCAACAAGGAGCAGGATGTGGTCCGCTCCCAGCTGATGCGCAACCGCGTCGACCTCATCCAGGGTCACGCGCGGTTCATCGACCCGCACACGGTGGTGGTCGAGGACCCCACCCGCGGTGAGTACACGTCGCTGCGCGGCGACTACATCGTCATCGCCACGGGTACCAAACCGGCCCGCCCGACCGGGGTCGAGTTCGACGAGGAACGGGTGCTCGACTCCGACGGCATCCTCGACCTCAAATCGCTGCCGTCGACCATGGTCGTGGTCGGCGCGGGCGTGATCGGCATCGAGTACGCCTCGATGTTCGCCGCGCTGGGCACCAAGGTCACCGTCGTCGAGAAACGCGAGAACATGCTCGAGTTCTGCGACCCGGAGATCATCGAGGCCCTCAAGTTCCACCTGCGCGATCTGGCTGTGACGTTCCGGTTCGGCGAGGAGGTGACCGCCGTCGACGTCGGCGCCGCGGGCACGGTGACCACGCTGGCCAGCGGCAAGCAGATCCCCGCCGAGACCGTGATGTACTCCGCGGGCCGGCAGGGCCAGACCGAGCACCTGGACCTGGCCAATGCGGGGCTGGACACCGACGAGCGCGGCCGCATCGCCGTCGACAGCAACTTCCAGACCAAGGTCGACCACATCTACGCCGTCGGCGACGTGATCGGCTTCCCGGCGCTGGCGGCCACCTCGATGGACCAGGGCCGGCTGGCGGTCTACCACGCCTTCGGCGAACCCGCCAAGGGCATGACCGACCTGCAGCCGATCGGCATCTACTCGATCCCGGAGGTCTCCTACGTCGGCGCCACCGAGGTCGAGCTGACCCGCAACGCGATCCCCTACGAGGTCGGGGTGTCGCGCTACCGCGAGCTGGCCCGCGGCCAGATCGCCGGCGACTCCTACGGGATGCTCAAGCTGCTGGTGTCCACCGACGACCTGAAGATCCTCGGCGTGCACATCTTCGGCACCAGCGCCACCGAGATGGTCCACATCGGCCAGGCGGTGATGGGCTGCGGCGGCACCGTCGAGTACCTGGTGGACGCCGTGTTCAATTACCCGACGTTCTCCGAGGCGTACAAGGTCGCCGCGCTGGACGTGATGAACAAGCTGCGCGCGCTCAACCAGTTCCGCAGCTAGAGCAAACGGTCCCCGCCACGACGGCGGGGGCGTCCGGCTACGGGAACGCAATGTGCGCCACACTGGTTGCAGGTGGTACAAGACATCTACTGCCTTGGCACCACGGCGAGGAGGCGTACACATGGCTGACAACGCTGGGAACTCAGAAGACCGATATCACCCTGAGCAGTCCGGCATGTACGAGCTGGAGTTCCCCGCGCCGCAACTTTCGTCCAGCGACGGGCGCGGGCCGGTGCTCATCCATGCCCTGGAGGGGTTCTCCGACGCCGGGCACGCGATCCGGCTGGCCGCCCAGCACCTGAAGAACACGCTCGACACCGAGCTGGTCGCGTCGTTCGCCATCGACGAACTGCTCGACTACCGGTCGCGGCGGCCGCTGATGACGTTCAAGACCGACCACTTCACCCACTACGAGGACCCCGAACTCAACCTGTATGCGCTGCGCGACAGCGTCGGCACCCCGTTCCTGCTGCTGGCCGGCCTGGAGCCGGACCTGAAGTGGGAGCGGTTCATCAACGCCGTGCGACTGCTGGCCGAGCGCCTCGGCGTGCGCCGGGTGATCGGGCTCGGCACCATCCCGATGGCGGTGCCGCACACCCGTCCGGTCACGATGACCGCGCACTCCAACGACAAGGAGCTCATCGCCGACCACCAGCCGTGGATCGGCGAGGTGCAGGTTCCCGGCAGCGTGTCGAACCTGCTGGAGTTCCGAATGTCGCAGCACGGCCACGAGGTCGTCGGGTTCACCGTGCACGTGCCGCACTACCTGGCCCAGACCGCCTACCCGGCGGCGGCCGAGGCGCTGCTGGCGGAGGTGGCCCGCAACGCGTCGTTGCAGATCCCGCTCGACGCGCTGGCCACCGCGGGCGCCGAGGTGCTCGACAAGATCAACCAGCAGGTCGAGGCCAGCCCGGAGGTCGCCCAGGTGGTGGCCGCGCTGGAACGCCAGTACGACGCGTACGTGGCGGCGCAGGAGAACCGCTCGCTGCTGGCCAGCGACGAGAACCTGCCCAGCGGTGAGGAGCTGGGCGCCGAGTTCGAGCGCTTCCTGGCCCAGCAGGCCGAGAAGAAGGCCAAGGGCGACGCGTTCGGTGACGGCTTCGGCGACGGCCAGGACGGCGACGACTGACGGGCTGCCGGTCGGATGGCGCACACCCCCGCCGCCAGCTAAGTTGACGCAATGGCAGCTGGTAAGCCCAACCTGCGCAGCGTGCGGGACGCGACGCCCACCCTGCACTTCCGCACGATCCACGGCTACCGGCGGGCCTACCGGGTGGCGGGTTCGGGTCCGGCGATCCTGCTGATCCACGGCATCGGGGACAACTCCACGACCTGGGCGACGGTGCAGACCAAGCTTGCGCAGCGGTTCACCGTCATCGCCCCGGACCTGCTCGGCCACGGCCAGTCCGACAAGCCGCGCGCGGACTACTCGGTGGCGGCCTACGCCAACGGGATGCGCGACCTGCTCAGCGTCCTCGACATCGACCGGGTCACGGTCATCGGGCACTCGCTGGGCGGCGGGGTGGCCATGCAGTTCGCCTACCAGTTCCCGCAGTTCGTCGACCGGATGGTGCTGGTCGGCGCCGGCGGGGTCACCAAGGACGTCAACATCGCGCTGCGGCTGGCGTCGCTGCCGATGGGCAGCGAGGCGCTGGCGCTGCTGCGGTTGCCGATGGTGCTGCCCACCGTCCAATTGGCGGGGCGGCTCGCCGGCGGGCTGCTCGGTTCGACCGGCCTGGGCCGCGATCTGCCGCAGGCGCTGCGCATCCTGGCCGATCTGCCCGAGCCGACCGCCTCATCGGCGTTCGCCCGCACGCTGCGCGCCGTGGTGGACTGGCGCGGCCAGGTGGTCACCATGCTGGACCGCTGTTATCTGACGCAATCGGTTCCGGTGCAACTGATCTGGGGCAGCAGCGACTCGGTGATCCCGGTCAGCCACGCGCGGCTGGCGCACGCCGCGATGCCGGGTTCCCGGCTGGAGATCTTCGAGGGCTCCGGGCATTTCCCGTTCCACGACGACCCGGACCGTTTCGTGGCGGTGGTGGAGAGCTTCATCGACTCCACCGAACCCGCCCAGTACGACCAGGAGTACCTGCGCGAGCTGCTGCGCACCGGCCCCACCGACAGCACCATCTCCGGGCCGCGGGACACCCGGGCCGCGGTGCTCGACGCGATCGGCAGCGACGAGCGCAGCGCCACCTGAGCTCGATCCGGCCGCCGCGTGCGCGCCGCCAAGTAGCATCGAGACATGGCTATCGACGCGACGGTGCTGCGTGTCTTCACCGATCCCGACGGCAATCACGGCAACCCGCTCGGAGTGGTCGACGCCGGCACCGTCGACCCCGCCGACCGGCAGCGCATCGCGACCGAATTGGGTTACAGCGAAACGATTTTCGTCGACCTTCCCGCTCCAGGGGCAAACACCGCGCACGCCCGGATCTTCACCCCCGCCGTCGAGTTGCCGTTTGCCGGGCACCCCACCGTCGGGGCGTCCTGGTGGTTGCGCGACCGGGGCACGCCCATCCACACGTTGCGGGTGCCTGCGGGCATCGTGCAGGTGAGCTACGACGGTGATCTCACCGCGGTCAGCGCCCGCGCGGAGTGGGCACCGGAGTTCGCGATCCATGACCTGCCCTCGGTCGACGACGTGCTGGCCGCCGACCCGGACGACTACCCCGACGACATCAACCACTACCTGTGGGCGTGGCAGGACAGGGAGCGCGGGGTCATCCGGTCGCGGATGTTCGCGACCGATCTGGGCGTCGGCGAGGACGAGGCCACCGGCGCCGCGGCCGTGCGGATCACCGACTACCTGAGCCGGGATCTGCACATCGTGCAGGGCCGGGGATCCCACATCCACACCCGGTGGAGCCCGGAGGGGTGGGTGCGCGTGGCCGGCCGGGTGGTCAGCGACGGCGTCAAGCAGCTCGGCTGACGCTAGCTGGCCGTCGGCTGCGGAGAGTTGCGGTGGGCGCGCAGCGCCTCGATCTCGCGCGCGAAGTCCTCCGCGGAGGTGAAGCCGCGGTACACCGAGGCGAACCGCAGATAGGCGACCTCGTCGAGATCGCGCAGCGGCCCCAGGATCGCCAGCCCCACCTCGTGGCTGGGCACCTCGGGCGCACCGGAGGCGCGGACGGTGTCCTCCACCTGCTGGGCCAGCAGGTTCAGTGCGTCGTCGTCGACCTGACGGCCCTGGCAGGCCCGCCGGACGCCCTTGATGACCTTCTCCCGGCTGAAGGGTTCGGTGACGCCGCTGCGCTTGACGACGGCAAGGACGGCGGTCTCGACCGTGGTGAACCGCCGACCACACTCCGGACACGAGCGCCGACGGCGGATCGCCTGACCTTCGTCGGTTTCCCGGGAGTCGACCACGCGCGAGTCGGGGTGACGACAGAACGGACAGTGCATTACCGCTCCTTCGCCGCGCCAACAAACAAGGACATCAAACCTCTTCGAGGGTACCTGCGCGACGTCCCGATAGCCCAGCACCGGGGTGATCGGCACGTAGGCGGCGGCCCGGTCGGTGAACATCACTGCCTGACAGGGTCTTTGAGCCGGCCGGGAAATCAGCCGACCGGAGCGATCAGGGTCTGGCCAG from Mycolicibacterium phlei harbors:
- a CDS encoding metal-dependent transcriptional regulator, with amino-acid sequence MNDLVDTTEMYLRTIYDLEEEGVVPLRARIAERLDQSGPTVSQTVSRMERDGLLHVAGDRHLELTEKGRALAVAVMRKHRLAERLLVDVIGLPWEEVHAEACRWEHVMSEDVERRLVRVLNNPTTSPFGNPIPGLAELGLIDTNADGADASLVRLTELPAGMPVAVVVRQLTEHVQGDVDLITRLKDAGVVPNARVTVQLSDNGGVMIVIPGHEQVELPHHMAHAVKVEKV
- a CDS encoding DUF4192 domain-containing protein, with the protein product MTTSQPPDFHLNRPAALIAALPALLGFVPEDSLVLVTVERGALGCVMRIDLDLALQGSFDDLAELTAVAGPDAAIAVIVDETAWDCPSCADDYRDLVDTLTETFAEWGVELLAAHVVDRVAAGGRWRCADGCGMAGTIEDPQASPLAMAAVLDGRRLYARRSDLQQVIAVADTAHAAALAPAIAVHRADRPDADVRADILAALDAAQRVAAGEDLPDETLTALAGALTDVKVRDTLFALAVGECAGQAESLWAEMARRLPDPWRVEALVLLAFSAYARGDGPLAGISLEAALRCDDSHRMASMLDRALHAALRPEQIRELARTGYKLAAQLGVRLPPRRTFGRRAG
- the sthA gene encoding Si-specific NAD(P)(+) transhydrogenase, with translation MGTKLEYDLVVIGSGPGGQKAAIAAAKLGKSVAVVERGRMLGGVCVNTGTIPSKTLREAVVYLTGMSQRELYGASYRVKEKITAADLLSRTAHVINKEQDVVRSQLMRNRVDLIQGHARFIDPHTVVVEDPTRGEYTSLRGDYIVIATGTKPARPTGVEFDEERVLDSDGILDLKSLPSTMVVVGAGVIGIEYASMFAALGTKVTVVEKRENMLEFCDPEIIEALKFHLRDLAVTFRFGEEVTAVDVGAAGTVTTLASGKQIPAETVMYSAGRQGQTEHLDLANAGLDTDERGRIAVDSNFQTKVDHIYAVGDVIGFPALAATSMDQGRLAVYHAFGEPAKGMTDLQPIGIYSIPEVSYVGATEVELTRNAIPYEVGVSRYRELARGQIAGDSYGMLKLLVSTDDLKILGVHIFGTSATEMVHIGQAVMGCGGTVEYLVDAVFNYPTFSEAYKVAALDVMNKLRALNQFRS
- a CDS encoding proteasome assembly chaperone family protein: MADNAGNSEDRYHPEQSGMYELEFPAPQLSSSDGRGPVLIHALEGFSDAGHAIRLAAQHLKNTLDTELVASFAIDELLDYRSRRPLMTFKTDHFTHYEDPELNLYALRDSVGTPFLLLAGLEPDLKWERFINAVRLLAERLGVRRVIGLGTIPMAVPHTRPVTMTAHSNDKELIADHQPWIGEVQVPGSVSNLLEFRMSQHGHEVVGFTVHVPHYLAQTAYPAAAEALLAEVARNASLQIPLDALATAGAEVLDKINQQVEASPEVAQVVAALERQYDAYVAAQENRSLLASDENLPSGEELGAEFERFLAQQAEKKAKGDAFGDGFGDGQDGDD
- a CDS encoding alpha/beta fold hydrolase; the protein is MAAGKPNLRSVRDATPTLHFRTIHGYRRAYRVAGSGPAILLIHGIGDNSTTWATVQTKLAQRFTVIAPDLLGHGQSDKPRADYSVAAYANGMRDLLSVLDIDRVTVIGHSLGGGVAMQFAYQFPQFVDRMVLVGAGGVTKDVNIALRLASLPMGSEALALLRLPMVLPTVQLAGRLAGGLLGSTGLGRDLPQALRILADLPEPTASSAFARTLRAVVDWRGQVVTMLDRCYLTQSVPVQLIWGSSDSVIPVSHARLAHAAMPGSRLEIFEGSGHFPFHDDPDRFVAVVESFIDSTEPAQYDQEYLRELLRTGPTDSTISGPRDTRAAVLDAIGSDERSAT
- a CDS encoding PhzF family phenazine biosynthesis protein, which translates into the protein MAIDATVLRVFTDPDGNHGNPLGVVDAGTVDPADRQRIATELGYSETIFVDLPAPGANTAHARIFTPAVELPFAGHPTVGASWWLRDRGTPIHTLRVPAGIVQVSYDGDLTAVSARAEWAPEFAIHDLPSVDDVLAADPDDYPDDINHYLWAWQDRERGVIRSRMFATDLGVGEDEATGAAAVRITDYLSRDLHIVQGRGSHIHTRWSPEGWVRVAGRVVSDGVKQLG
- the nrdR gene encoding transcriptional regulator NrdR; this encodes MHCPFCRHPDSRVVDSRETDEGQAIRRRRSCPECGRRFTTVETAVLAVVKRSGVTEPFSREKVIKGVRRACQGRQVDDDALNLLAQQVEDTVRASGAPEVPSHEVGLAILGPLRDLDEVAYLRFASVYRGFTSAEDFAREIEALRAHRNSPQPTAS